In Numida meleagris isolate 19003 breed g44 Domestic line chromosome 23, NumMel1.0, whole genome shotgun sequence, the following proteins share a genomic window:
- the POU2F3 gene encoding POU domain, class 2, transcription factor 3 isoform X1, with protein MSSDAADSTDTRHEPDQVEPGSEQNGLDFNRQIKTEDLSDSLQSTIPPRSGHLVQGSSMMPGSQITGDMSSLHTLQQLVLLPGHMQSVPQFLLSQSQAGQQALQPNILSFPQQQGSLLLSQPGPSLASQAVGRSGLPGSSVEPHLDVPQHLQVAKHLTPSGASEEPSDLEELEKFAKTFKQRRIKLGFTQGDVGLAMGKLYGNDFSQTTISRFEALNLSFKNMCKLKPLLEKWLSDAESAPLDSSMSTPSSYPSVNEMFGRKRKKRTSIETNIRSTLEKRFQDNPKPSSEEISLIAEQLSMEKEVVRVWFCNRRQKEKRISCPMPSPIKSPIYNSRLVSTSGSLGPLSVNPVHSTMPGTVTSSCSPGNSSRPSSPGSALHASSPSTAQSNSKAAMNSSGFNSSGSWYRWNQPTYLH; from the exons GAAGTGAACAGAATGGGCTGGACTTTAACAGGCAG ATTAAAACGGAAGACCTCAGTGACTCCTTGCAATCGACAATCCCCCCCAGGTCAGGACACCTTGTACAGGGATCCTCAATGATGCCTGGAAGCCAGATCACAGGG GATATGAGCTCTCTCCACACCCTGCAGCAGCTCGTGTTGCTTCCCGGCCACATGCAGTCCGTTCCCCAGTTTCTCCTCTCTCAGTCCCAGGCAGGGCAGCAAG cCTTGCAGCCCAACatcctttccttcccccagcagcagggcagccttctcctctcccagccaGGACCCAGCCTGGCATCACAG GCTGTGGGCCGCTCTGGGCTCCCTGGCTCATCCGTCGAACCTCACCTGGATGTACCCCAGCATCTGCAAGTGGCCAAGCACCTCACTCCGTCCGGAGCATCCGAGGAGCCCAGCgacctggaggagctggagaagtTTGCTAAGACTTTCAAACAAAGGCGAATCAAATTGGGGTTCACGCAG GGTGACGTTGGCCTTGCCATGGGGAAGCTCTATGGCAATGACTTCAGCCAGACCACCATTTCCCGCTTTGAGGCTCTCAACCTCAGCTTTAAGAACATGTGCAAGCTCAAACCATTGCTGGAGAAGTGGCTGAGTGACGCGG AATCTGCTCCTTTGGATTCCTCCATGAGCACTCCCAGCTCCTACCCCTCCGTGAACGAGATGTTCGGACGGAAAAGGAAGAAGCGAACCAGCATTGAGACCAATATTCGCTCCACGCTGGAGAAAAGATTCCAAGAT AACCCCAAGCCCAGCTCAGAGGAGATCTCCTTGATagcagagcagctctccatGGAAAAGGAGGTGGTTCGGGTCTGGTTCTGCAACCGGCGCCAGAAGGAAAAACGGATCAGCTGCCCGATGCCATCCCCCATCAAATCGCCCATCTACAATTCCAGATTG GTCTCTACCTCAGGGTCCTTGGGGCCCCTCTCTGTCAACCCGGTGCACAGCACCATGCCTGGGACAG TAACATCATCGTGTTCCCCAGGGAACTCCAGCAGGCCCTCGTCCCCTGGCAGTGCCCTCCAcgccagcagccccagcacagcccagagcaaCTCCAAAGCTGCCATGAACTCGTCCGGTTTCAACTCTTCAGG ATCTTGGTACCGATGGAACCAACCTACCTACCTCCACTGA
- the POU2F3 gene encoding POU domain, class 2, transcription factor 3 isoform X2 gives MSSDAADSTDTRHEPDQVEPGSEQNGLDFNRQIKTEDLSDSLQSTIPPRSGHLVQGSSMMPGSQITGDMSSLHTLQQLVLLPGHMQSVPQFLLSQSQAGQQALQPNILSFPQQQGSLLLSQPGPSLASQAVGRSGLPGSSVEPHLDVPQHLQVAKHLTPSGASEEPSDLEELEKFAKTFKQRRIKLGFTQGDVGLAMGKLYGNDFSQTTISRFEALNLSFKNMCKLKPLLEKWLSDAESAPLDSSMSTPSSYPSVNEMFGRKRKKRTSIETNIRSTLEKRFQDNPKPSSEEISLIAEQLSMEKEVVRVWFCNRRQKEKRISCPMPSPIKSPIYNSRLVSTSGSLGPLSVNPVHSTMPGTGNSSRPSSPGSALHASSPSTAQSNSKAAMNSSGFNSSGSWYRWNQPTYLH, from the exons GAAGTGAACAGAATGGGCTGGACTTTAACAGGCAG ATTAAAACGGAAGACCTCAGTGACTCCTTGCAATCGACAATCCCCCCCAGGTCAGGACACCTTGTACAGGGATCCTCAATGATGCCTGGAAGCCAGATCACAGGG GATATGAGCTCTCTCCACACCCTGCAGCAGCTCGTGTTGCTTCCCGGCCACATGCAGTCCGTTCCCCAGTTTCTCCTCTCTCAGTCCCAGGCAGGGCAGCAAG cCTTGCAGCCCAACatcctttccttcccccagcagcagggcagccttctcctctcccagccaGGACCCAGCCTGGCATCACAG GCTGTGGGCCGCTCTGGGCTCCCTGGCTCATCCGTCGAACCTCACCTGGATGTACCCCAGCATCTGCAAGTGGCCAAGCACCTCACTCCGTCCGGAGCATCCGAGGAGCCCAGCgacctggaggagctggagaagtTTGCTAAGACTTTCAAACAAAGGCGAATCAAATTGGGGTTCACGCAG GGTGACGTTGGCCTTGCCATGGGGAAGCTCTATGGCAATGACTTCAGCCAGACCACCATTTCCCGCTTTGAGGCTCTCAACCTCAGCTTTAAGAACATGTGCAAGCTCAAACCATTGCTGGAGAAGTGGCTGAGTGACGCGG AATCTGCTCCTTTGGATTCCTCCATGAGCACTCCCAGCTCCTACCCCTCCGTGAACGAGATGTTCGGACGGAAAAGGAAGAAGCGAACCAGCATTGAGACCAATATTCGCTCCACGCTGGAGAAAAGATTCCAAGAT AACCCCAAGCCCAGCTCAGAGGAGATCTCCTTGATagcagagcagctctccatGGAAAAGGAGGTGGTTCGGGTCTGGTTCTGCAACCGGCGCCAGAAGGAAAAACGGATCAGCTGCCCGATGCCATCCCCCATCAAATCGCCCATCTACAATTCCAGATTG GTCTCTACCTCAGGGTCCTTGGGGCCCCTCTCTGTCAACCCGGTGCACAGCACCATGCCTGGGACAG GGAACTCCAGCAGGCCCTCGTCCCCTGGCAGTGCCCTCCAcgccagcagccccagcacagcccagagcaaCTCCAAAGCTGCCATGAACTCGTCCGGTTTCAACTCTTCAGG ATCTTGGTACCGATGGAACCAACCTACCTACCTCCACTGA